The Henckelia pumila isolate YLH828 unplaced genomic scaffold, ASM3356847v2 CTG_461:::fragment_3, whole genome shotgun sequence genome window below encodes:
- the LOC140872242 gene encoding ammonium transporter 2 member 5-like, translated as MSTPPAPFLPSNLIPDEANPPWMNKGDNAWQLTAATLVGLQSVPGLIILYGGAVKKKWAVNSAFMALYAFACVLLCWVCWGYRLSFGDKMIPIWGRINVALSQHYLLGQAFSGKFPNATMVYFQFVFAAITLILIAGAVLGRMNFYAWMLFVPLWLTFSYTIGAYTIWSLDGWLAVAGMIDYSGGYVIHLSSGVAGFTAAYWVGPRLTKDRERFPPNNILLMLAGAGLLWMGWTGFNGGDPYAASIDASLAVINTHICAATSLLTWLMLDIVFFGKASVIGAVQGMITGLVCITPAAGVVHGWAAIIMGICSGSIPWFTMMVVHKKSVLLQKVDDTMAVFHTHAVAGCLGGILTGLFADPKLCNLFYAKYAKYVGLFYGLHNGDYHHGFRQIGLQLVGVVFVVGVNILTTSLICLVVRLIVPLRMSEEDMEIGDEAAHGEEAYAIWGQGDRNENSRFSAYNDVEIGSSKAKGQVEMS; from the exons atgtcaaCACCTCCAGCACCCTTTCTTCCTTCCAACTTAATCCCCGACGAGGCGAATCCGCCATGGATGAACAAAGGAGACAACGCGTGGCAGCTCACGGCCGCTACCCTCGTAGGCCTACAAAGTGTGCCGGGGCTTATAATCTTGTATGGTGGCGCTGTCAAGAAAAAATGGGCCGTAAACTCGGCTTTCATGGCTTTATACGCTTTCGCTTGCGTTCTGCTTTGTTGGGTATGCTGGGGATACCGGCTTTCCTTCGGTGACAAGATGATACCTATCTGGGGTAGGATCAATGTGGCCTTGTCTCAGCATTATCTGCTTGGACAGGCTTTTAGTGGGAAGTTCCCCAACGCCACCATGGTGTATTTTCAGTTCGTTTTCGCGGCTATAACGTTGATTCTGATAGCTGGTGCTGTGTTGGGGAGGATGAACTTCTACGCCTGGATGCTGTTCGTTCCTCTGTGGCTAACGTTTTCTTACACGATCGGGGCGTACACGATTTGGTCGCTAGATGGTTGGTTGGCTGTTGCTGGGATGATAGACTACTCGGGTGGTTATGTTATCCATCTGTCATCTGGTGTTGCTGGTTTCACTGCTGCATACTGG GTGGGTCCTCGACTGACGAAAGACAGAGAAAGATTCCCCCCAAACAACATCCTGTTGATGCTGGCAGGGGCAGGGCTGCTGTGGATGGGGTGGACAGGTTTCAATGGGGGAGACCCTTATGCAGCTAGCATTGATGCATCTTTGGCTGTTATAAACACTCACATATGTGCTGCAACTAGTCTGCTGACTTGGCTCATGCTCGACATCGTGTTCTTCGGTAAAGCGTCGGTCATCGGTGCAGTTCAAGGCATGATCACTGGCTTGGTTTGCATCACCCCTGCTGCAG GAGTGGTGCATGGATGGGCGGCCATAATAATGGGGATATGCTCCGGCTCGATCCCTTGGTTCACCATGATGGTGGTGCACAAGAAATCCGTGCTTCTCCAGAAAGTCGACGACACCATGGCGGTGTTTCACACGCACGCGGTGGCGGGGTGCCTGGGAGGGATACTCACCGGCCTCTTCGCCGACCCAAAACTATGCAATCTCTTCTATGCAAAGTATGCCAAGTATGTAGGCTTGTTCTATGGCCTTCACAATGGAGACTACCACCACGGATTTAGACAGATTGGACTTCAACTCGTCGGCGTGGTCTTTGTCGTCGGGGTTAATATCTTGACGACCAGCTTGATATGCTTGGTGGTGCGACTTATCGTGCCTCTGAGAATGAGCGAGGAGGATATGGAGATCGGGGACGAGGCTGCTCACGGTGAAGAAGCTTATGCCATATGGGGGCAGGGGGATAGGAATGAGAATTCGCGGTTTTCGGCATATAACGACGTCGAAATCGGGTCTTCTAAAGCTAAAGGTCAGGTTGAGATGTCTTGA